A stretch of the Clostridium fungisolvens genome encodes the following:
- a CDS encoding molybdopterin-containing oxidoreductase family protein, with translation MGQDEIRTVNTVCSKNCFATCPLKAYVKGDKVIKVEGNDNNPVTRGKICAKGRVYPEIINSEERILYPLKRTGVRGEGKYEKISWDEALDLIYINFEKIRTEVGPEAVLYYQGSGNFGVMRKYAYSFWHQFGGYTGTIGDLCDPAAEEGMKYTYGWRTQNSLADLLNSKLIILWGGNPAHTNIHAMSFINEAVRNGSKLVTIDPRRNESSSKSTLHIYPRGGTDGLLAIGIAKVLVENNIADNNFIEQYTLGFEKYKEFLKEYTIEEVCRLTEVPLEDLNKLVELIKENPKYAMILGYGFQRYTNGGQTIRAVSLLPAITGSIGEEGCGIYAGESQGGMLKWPYLPEEPTRVRLRIPKGRLASEIEKIDGPKIKAMWVEKANPLNSNPNIGKLKANLDKLDFIVVTDSFLTDTAKYADLVLPAASFLEEDDLVAAYGHPYIQLKQKTVNSPGECKKDREIYRLLGKKFNFDMKYFPNDDLEILSNVIKFSRLNTTIEQMKNKPYIAEDYDEIAFRNMDFKTSSGKIEFYSEDIFKDWGVNQLPVYEEPFESKYSSKEDYLKYPLQLITAHALERINSQFTESKRLNDIFTPVIHIHPEDAKIRNINSGDMVKVYNHRGEVFVKAKIVESIKPGAVNIFEGLSEKTKLSVNNLIEDMITDMGFGTSYHTCLVEVQKLNE, from the coding sequence ATGGGACAAGATGAAATTAGGACCGTTAATACTGTATGTTCAAAAAATTGCTTTGCTACCTGCCCATTAAAGGCTTATGTTAAAGGTGATAAGGTAATAAAGGTAGAAGGAAATGATAATAACCCAGTAACAAGAGGAAAAATATGTGCAAAGGGGAGAGTTTACCCTGAAATTATAAACAGTGAAGAGAGAATATTGTACCCCCTAAAAAGAACTGGTGTTAGAGGCGAAGGAAAATATGAAAAAATATCTTGGGATGAAGCCCTAGATTTGATATATATAAATTTTGAAAAGATACGAACAGAAGTCGGCCCAGAAGCAGTGCTTTATTATCAAGGTAGTGGCAATTTTGGAGTTATGAGAAAATATGCTTATAGCTTTTGGCACCAGTTCGGAGGGTATACAGGAACCATAGGGGATTTGTGTGATCCGGCTGCTGAAGAAGGAATGAAATATACTTATGGATGGAGAACACAAAATTCTTTAGCAGATCTTTTAAATAGTAAACTTATAATTTTATGGGGAGGTAATCCAGCTCATACTAATATACATGCAATGAGTTTTATTAATGAAGCGGTGAGAAATGGATCAAAGCTTGTTACCATTGATCCAAGGAGAAACGAATCGAGTAGTAAAAGCACTCTTCATATATACCCAAGAGGCGGCACTGATGGATTATTAGCTATTGGTATTGCAAAGGTTCTTGTGGAAAATAATATTGCAGATAATAATTTTATAGAGCAGTATACCTTAGGTTTTGAAAAGTATAAAGAGTTTTTAAAAGAATATACAATAGAAGAAGTATGTAGATTAACAGAGGTTCCTTTGGAAGATTTAAATAAATTGGTAGAACTTATAAAAGAAAATCCTAAGTATGCAATGATTTTAGGCTATGGATTTCAGAGATATACTAATGGGGGACAAACTATAAGAGCTGTTTCACTTTTGCCTGCTATAACTGGAAGTATTGGAGAAGAAGGCTGTGGAATATACGCTGGAGAAAGTCAAGGAGGAATGCTTAAGTGGCCATACCTTCCTGAGGAACCAACAAGAGTAAGGCTAAGAATACCAAAGGGAAGGTTAGCTAGTGAAATAGAAAAAATAGATGGTCCTAAAATTAAAGCTATGTGGGTGGAAAAAGCAAATCCGCTTAATAGTAATCCTAATATAGGAAAGTTAAAGGCTAATTTAGATAAGCTGGATTTTATTGTAGTTACTGATAGTTTTTTAACTGATACGGCTAAGTATGCAGATTTAGTGCTTCCAGCAGCTTCTTTTTTGGAAGAAGATGATTTGGTAGCAGCATACGGCCATCCTTACATACAACTAAAACAGAAAACCGTAAATTCTCCAGGTGAGTGTAAAAAAGATCGAGAAATATACAGGCTGCTTGGTAAAAAGTTTAACTTTGATATGAAGTACTTTCCAAACGATGATTTAGAGATATTAAGTAATGTTATAAAATTCAGTAGATTAAATACTACCATTGAGCAAATGAAGAATAAACCATATATTGCTGAAGACTATGATGAGATTGCCTTTAGAAATATGGATTTTAAAACATCTAGTGGGAAGATAGAGTTTTATTCAGAGGATATCTTTAAAGATTGGGGTGTTAATCAACTTCCAGTATATGAAGAACCATTTGAAAGTAAGTATTCTTCTAAAGAAGATTATTTGAAATATCCACTTCAATTGATAACTGCACATGCTTTAGAAAGGATAAATTCTCAATTTACTGAAAGCAAGAGACTAAACGATATATTTACTCCGGTTATTCACATACATCCAGAAGATGCTAAAATAAGAAATATAAATAGTGGAGATATGGTAAAGGTATATAATCATAGGGGCGAGGTATTTGTAAAGGCTAAAATCGTTGAAAGTATAAAACCAGGAGCAGTAAATATCTTTGAAGGTTTATCAGAAAAAACAAAGCTATCTGTTAACAATTTAATTGAAGATATGATTACTGACATGGGTTTTGGAACTTCCTATCACACCTGTCTTGTAGAAGTTCAAAAACTTAATGAATAA
- a CDS encoding DsbA family oxidoreductase: protein MKIEIWSDFVCPFCYIGKRRLEMALDKFEYKDEVEITFRSFELDPSAQKKYDENIHQLIAKKYGIPVEQAKASNDQLVEQAKTLGLEYNFDTLIPTNTFDAHRLSHYGKSEGKMNELSERILKAYFTDSLDLSDHTVLSKLAGEVGLDSKKALEILSTDQYALDVRKDEERASALRISGVPFFVFNNKYAVSGAQSSDLFLDVLKKVRNEELSSPVIEFLTEKLDKDDSESNTCSDGKCEI, encoded by the coding sequence ATGAAAATAGAAATATGGTCCGATTTCGTATGTCCATTTTGTTATATTGGAAAAAGAAGATTGGAAATGGCATTGGATAAATTTGAGTATAAGGATGAAGTAGAAATTACTTTTAGAAGCTTCGAGCTAGATCCTTCTGCTCAAAAAAAATATGATGAAAATATTCATCAACTTATCGCAAAAAAATATGGAATACCTGTAGAGCAGGCAAAAGCGTCTAATGATCAATTAGTAGAGCAAGCTAAAACTCTTGGTCTAGAATATAATTTTGATACATTAATTCCAACAAATACTTTTGATGCACATAGATTATCTCATTATGGAAAGTCTGAAGGTAAGATGAATGAATTATCTGAGAGAATCCTTAAAGCATACTTTACAGACTCCTTAGATTTATCTGATCACACAGTATTATCTAAACTAGCAGGTGAAGTTGGTCTGGATAGCAAAAAAGCCTTAGAGATATTATCTACTGATCAATATGCCTTAGATGTTAGAAAAGATGAAGAAAGAGCTTCCGCTTTACGAATAAGTGGCGTTCCATTCTTTGTTTTCAATAATAAATATGCTGTATCTGGAGCTCAGTCATCAGATTTATTCTTAGATGTATTAAAAAAAGTGAGAAATGAAGAACTTTCATCTCCAGTTATAGAATTTCTTACAGAAAAATTAGATAAGGATGATTCTGAGTCTAATACTTGTTCGGATGGTAAGTGTGAAATTTAA
- a CDS encoding SDR family oxidoreductase, protein MILYYPYMGHKIECKRVPITFPAQHQSVQPGLEYLMHPRPIFDDPDYKGSGKLKNKVAIITGGDSGIGRAVSLAFAKEGADIVIVYLNEHTDANETKTLIESKGSKCILIAGDLRDEDFSKKIVDIAISNLGKIDILVNNAGVQFSQNSIEDISAQQLDDTFRTNIYPMFYLTKAALPYLSSGSAIINTTSVTAYKGAKLLIDYSSTKGAIVSFTRSLSLSLAEKGIRVNAVAPGPVWTPLQPASYHAEYLTSFGLDTEMKRAGQPVELAPTYVYLASDDSTFVTGQILHVNGGSYISS, encoded by the coding sequence TTGATTCTTTACTACCCCTATATGGGGCATAAAATAGAATGTAAAAGAGTTCCTATAACCTTTCCAGCTCAACATCAATCTGTACAACCTGGACTTGAGTATCTCATGCATCCTAGACCAATATTTGACGATCCAGATTATAAAGGAAGTGGAAAGTTAAAGAACAAAGTAGCTATTATTACAGGTGGAGATAGCGGTATAGGAAGAGCTGTATCCTTAGCCTTCGCTAAAGAAGGGGCAGATATAGTCATTGTATATTTAAATGAACATACAGATGCTAACGAAACAAAAACACTTATTGAATCAAAAGGAAGCAAGTGTATCTTAATTGCTGGTGATTTAAGAGATGAAGATTTTTCTAAAAAGATTGTAGATATTGCTATTAGTAATTTAGGTAAAATAGATATATTAGTCAATAATGCTGGAGTGCAATTTTCTCAAAATAGTATTGAAGACATTAGTGCACAACAACTTGATGATACATTCCGTACAAATATATACCCTATGTTTTATTTAACAAAAGCTGCTCTCCCTTATCTAAGCAGTGGAAGTGCTATCATAAACACTACTTCGGTAACTGCTTATAAAGGAGCAAAACTTCTTATAGATTACTCAAGTACAAAAGGAGCTATTGTGAGCTTTACTCGTTCTTTATCGCTTTCACTTGCTGAAAAAGGTATTCGTGTAAATGCAGTTGCTCCAGGTCCTGTTTGGACCCCTCTTCAACCAGCAAGCTACCATGCAGAGTATCTAACATCCTTTGGTTTAGATACAGAAATGAAAAGAGCTGGTCAGCCAGTAGAACTAGCACCAACTTACGTTTACCTTGCTTCAGATGACTCCACTTTTGTTACTGGCCAAATACTTCATGTAAATGGTGGAAGTTACATCAGTTCTTAA
- a CDS encoding NlpC/P60 family protein produces the protein MKLRKKLITFLFAFSVVCYISSVSDMKTAFAITLPEKALIVNERTGLQLHMDANNGIGAWNDPKNTANQWVLKPIGDYYNIVNVKSNLQLHMDANNKLAAYNDSGNQSNMWSITEAGNGYYVITNVRTGSQLHLSSDNKVATWNDSTNQSNHWRLEEDFNKTIEIKNVEIPVVVDNTSNGDKVVAYSKNFLGTPYVWGGTTPKGFDCSGFTQYVYNNFGTSIGRTTHNQINSGTAVSRDNLKVGDLVLTSPGHVGIYVGDNQMIHAPYPGANIRIEGIWSFYAARRIMN, from the coding sequence ATGAAATTACGTAAAAAACTGATTACATTCTTATTTGCCTTTAGTGTAGTCTGTTATATAAGTAGTGTAAGCGATATGAAAACTGCCTTTGCGATAACGCTTCCCGAAAAAGCATTGATAGTAAACGAAAGAACAGGTCTTCAACTGCATATGGATGCTAACAATGGGATAGGGGCATGGAATGATCCAAAGAATACAGCAAATCAATGGGTTTTAAAACCTATAGGAGATTATTATAATATAGTAAACGTTAAATCAAATCTTCAATTACATATGGATGCTAATAATAAGTTAGCTGCTTATAATGATAGCGGAAATCAATCGAATATGTGGAGTATAACTGAGGCTGGTAATGGGTATTATGTTATAACAAATGTTAGGACAGGCAGTCAGCTTCATCTAAGTAGCGATAATAAAGTAGCAACTTGGAATGATTCAACTAATCAATCTAATCATTGGAGGTTAGAAGAGGATTTTAATAAAACTATTGAAATTAAGAATGTTGAGATTCCAGTTGTTGTAGATAATACAAGCAATGGTGATAAAGTTGTAGCATATTCTAAAAACTTTTTGGGAACACCTTATGTTTGGGGGGGGACAACTCCAAAAGGATTTGACTGTTCTGGCTTTACTCAATATGTTTATAATAACTTTGGGACAAGCATTGGAAGGACAACCCATAATCAAATAAATTCAGGAACAGCAGTTTCAAGAGATAATCTTAAGGTTGGGGATTTAGTTCTTACTTCCCCAGGACATGTAGGAATATATGTTGGAGATAATCAAATGATACATGCGCCTTACCCAGGAGCAAATATAAGAATAGAAGGTATTTGGAGCTTTTATGCAGCAAGAAGAATAATGAATTAA
- a CDS encoding alpha/beta fold hydrolase: MGYYIKVEPNVKIYVEDLNPCGEKTILFLHGWPGSNRLFEYQFDKLSELGYRCIGIDTRGFGNSDKPWDGYDYNTLADDVKTVIETLKLENITLAGHSTGGAIAIRYMARHKGYGVSKLALFAAAAPSLIKRPNFSYGLDKETVLQLIEGTYTDRPKMLQGFGDIFFHKHITEEFSNWFLQLGLQAAGWATAAISNTWLDEVLFSDLEAIHVPTLIIHGIHDKVVPFSLGKIQSKTIKKAKFIAFEDSGHATFYDERERFNKELVKFINK, encoded by the coding sequence ATGGGGTACTATATTAAAGTAGAACCTAATGTAAAGATTTATGTAGAAGATCTTAACCCTTGTGGGGAAAAGACAATATTATTTCTTCATGGTTGGCCCGGAAGTAATAGATTATTTGAATATCAATTTGACAAATTATCTGAACTTGGTTATAGATGTATAGGTATAGATACTAGAGGCTTCGGAAATTCAGATAAACCTTGGGATGGCTATGACTATAATACATTAGCTGATGATGTAAAGACAGTTATCGAAACACTTAAATTAGAAAATATCACTTTAGCAGGTCATTCAACGGGGGGCGCTATAGCAATTAGATATATGGCTCGTCATAAAGGATATGGTGTTTCAAAACTAGCTCTTTTTGCAGCTGCTGCACCTAGTCTTATAAAGCGTCCTAATTTTTCTTACGGTCTTGATAAGGAAACTGTTTTACAGCTTATTGAAGGAACATACACTGATCGTCCTAAAATGCTTCAAGGCTTTGGGGATATTTTTTTCCATAAACACATAACAGAAGAATTTTCAAACTGGTTTTTACAGCTTGGCCTACAGGCAGCAGGTTGGGCAACTGCAGCTATATCGAATACTTGGTTAGATGAAGTGTTATTTTCTGATCTAGAGGCTATCCATGTTCCTACTCTGATTATTCATGGTATTCATGACAAGGTTGTTCCATTTTCTTTAGGAAAAATCCAAAGTAAAACCATCAAAAAAGCAAAGTTTATTGCTTTTGAAGATAGCGGTCATGCTACTTTTTATGATGAACGTGAAAGATTCAATAAAGAGCTAGTGAAATTTATTAACAAATAA
- a CDS encoding cytochrome c biogenesis CcdA family protein produces the protein MDGVPFFLAFSAGLLSFLSPCVLPLVPAYIGYMTGSSMNTKNIHRYKTPNLYKVLGFVLGFSIIFIIMGASATTLGKLIIKNQILFRKIGGSLMIVFGLHTMGIIKIKMFYREKRLLSVINFSKNFSPILIGMAFAAGWTPCVGPILSSILIYSSNLSTVYQGIFLLSVYSLGLSIPFILTAMAIDSFIKFKNNVLKYSKFISIISGLLLVIMGILVFTNNLNTISRYVSFINF, from the coding sequence TTGGATGGAGTACCATTTTTCTTGGCATTTTCTGCAGGGTTACTTTCTTTTTTATCTCCCTGTGTGCTGCCATTAGTACCAGCATATATCGGTTATATGACTGGTTCTTCGATGAACACTAAAAATATTCACAGATATAAAACACCAAATTTATATAAAGTACTTGGTTTTGTATTAGGATTTTCAATAATATTTATTATAATGGGTGCATCGGCTACAACACTTGGAAAATTAATAATCAAAAATCAAATTTTATTTAGAAAAATTGGTGGCTCTTTGATGATAGTTTTTGGATTACATACTATGGGAATAATTAAAATAAAAATGTTCTATCGCGAAAAGAGGCTTTTGTCTGTTATAAACTTCAGTAAGAACTTTAGTCCTATATTAATAGGAATGGCTTTTGCAGCCGGCTGGACACCTTGCGTTGGACCTATATTGTCCTCTATATTAATTTATTCAAGCAACCTTTCTACAGTTTATCAAGGCATATTTTTATTAAGTGTTTATTCTTTAGGGTTATCAATACCATTTATATTAACGGCTATGGCAATTGATAGCTTCATAAAATTCAAAAATAATGTTTTAAAATATTCCAAGTTTATATCTATTATAAGCGGATTACTGCTCGTAATCATGGGAATTTTAGTATTTACAAATAACTTAAATACCATAAGCAGATATGTAAGCTTCATTAATTTTTAA
- a CDS encoding TlpA family protein disulfide reductase, with translation MKKSLFILAVLVLFSLSFYTVMKYTKNKSIKTNASVDANNTKVTNQVNQSTAVNSSTSKSGIFKNTQDGKAIDFKLKTLDGKEISLSDFKGKRVFLNFWATWCPPCRQEMPELEKLYQESNDSDLVILTINLGEDNKTVRSFMDKNKYNFNVALDLDQSVAIKYNIVSIPTSILIDSEGNLVSKKIGPMTLEEMNAFVTLPKK, from the coding sequence ATGAAAAAATCACTTTTTATATTAGCAGTATTAGTGCTATTTAGCTTAAGTTTCTATACAGTAATGAAATATACTAAGAATAAGTCTATTAAGACCAATGCATCTGTTGACGCTAACAATACTAAGGTTACAAATCAGGTTAATCAGTCAACAGCAGTAAATTCCAGTACTTCTAAAAGTGGAATATTTAAAAATACTCAAGATGGCAAAGCCATTGATTTCAAATTAAAAACTCTAGATGGTAAAGAAATTTCTTTGAGTGATTTTAAAGGCAAAAGAGTTTTTCTCAACTTTTGGGCTACATGGTGCCCACCTTGCAGACAAGAGATGCCAGAATTAGAGAAACTTTATCAAGAATCTAATGACTCTGACTTGGTTATCTTAACCATTAACCTAGGTGAAGATAACAAAACTGTTAGGTCCTTCATGGACAAAAATAAATATAACTTTAATGTTGCGCTAGATTTAGACCAGAGTGTAGCTATAAAATACAACATAGTCTCTATTCCAACATCAATACTTATTGATTCTGAAGGTAACTTAGTTTCAAAAAAAATTGGTCCTATGACCCTTGAGGAAATGAATGCTTTCGTAACATTACCCAAAAAATGA
- a CDS encoding 3'-5' exonuclease, with translation MNYIIYDLEFNQKYIDFQEDNSNNSSRLPFEIIQIGALKLNESFETVSSFNALVKPKVYPTIHPYVEKLTKINNDIASSGKDFVSVYNDFLKFIGNDQVVLCVWGIVDIKELLRNIEFYNLSSSSISKYYIDVQRNASLYLKSPNNSKVGLKTAIELLNLQTDNEFHDAFNDAYYTSEIFKAIYDDTVKPSIYSPTPYRKATIPKEKVDTVSLIKQFEKMYDREMSAEEKAIIKLAYNMGRTRQFVVPSNLKEDI, from the coding sequence ATGAATTATATAATATATGATTTAGAATTTAATCAAAAGTATATTGATTTTCAAGAAGATAATTCTAATAATAGTTCTCGCTTGCCCTTTGAAATTATCCAAATTGGGGCATTAAAACTTAATGAAAGTTTTGAAACAGTCTCTAGTTTTAATGCTCTAGTTAAACCTAAAGTGTACCCAACTATTCATCCTTATGTAGAAAAATTGACTAAGATAAATAATGATATTGCAAGTTCAGGTAAAGACTTCGTATCTGTTTACAATGACTTTTTGAAATTCATCGGTAATGATCAGGTAGTTTTATGTGTTTGGGGCATAGTGGATATTAAAGAACTTCTTAGAAATATAGAATTTTACAACTTATCCTCTTCCTCAATTTCCAAGTATTATATAGACGTTCAAAGAAACGCTTCATTATATCTTAAATCTCCAAATAACTCGAAGGTCGGTTTAAAAACAGCTATAGAGCTTTTAAATTTACAGACCGACAATGAATTTCACGATGCTTTTAATGATGCATACTATACTTCTGAAATTTTTAAAGCTATATATGATGACACTGTTAAGCCCAGCATTTACTCTCCAACTCCTTATAGAAAAGCTACCATACCTAAAGAGAAAGTTGATACGGTTTCCTTAATAAAGCAGTTTGAAAAGATGTATGATAGAGAAATGTCAGCAGAAGAGAAAGCAATAATAAAACTAGCCTATAATATGGGAAGAACCAGACAGTTTGTAGTTCCCTCTAACTTAAAAGAAGATATTTAA